The Streptomyces kanamyceticus genome window below encodes:
- a CDS encoding pyridoxal phosphate-dependent decarboxylase family protein, with translation MTTVDEQRTDEQRTAVFRPAGTPEGLEDLRTLVNTAIDTLRDAHLVRGGPVLPGGPPAVAEAARRALEGPLLPERPQAPDEVFRELIAAYANWAVDLTHPAAVARMQCPPTSVAIAAELVTATLNQSLHAWESGPFALELERYVVRELAELAGYGTESGGTLTAGGSLSNLMAVLAARDSVVTTPAGGTPFADGLANLGRRPVILCSDATHFSIGRAVGITGIGEDAILRAPADPTGRLIPDELDRMLAELPADTVPVAIIACAGSTDEGWVDPLPELVAVARKYGVWLHVDAAYGGGMLLSPRLRGRLAGIADADSITMDLHKFGWTPASTGVFLVRSARSLDALSQQTTTLNADDDKAAGYYGLYADSVQATRRVDALKVAVTLRSHGRDGMAELVDRCHELAGHAAERVAAEPRLELAAAPALSTVLLRWAQDPDLERADAFNGALRRRLMSDGTALLARTRVPRADGTNPVFLKLMLLNPATTTEQLDLVVAGIVATAEAMEAESAGTAAAQDRPVPDHGGA, from the coding sequence ATGACCACGGTCGACGAGCAGCGAACAGACGAGCAGCGAACAGCGGTCTTCCGTCCCGCGGGCACCCCCGAAGGGCTCGAAGACCTGCGCACCCTGGTCAACACGGCGATCGACACCCTGCGCGACGCCCATCTCGTACGCGGAGGGCCCGTGCTGCCCGGCGGCCCGCCCGCCGTCGCCGAGGCCGCCCGGCGCGCGCTGGAGGGGCCGCTGTTGCCCGAGCGCCCCCAGGCGCCCGACGAGGTGTTCCGCGAGCTGATCGCGGCGTACGCGAACTGGGCGGTCGACCTCACGCATCCGGCCGCCGTGGCCAGGATGCAGTGCCCGCCGACCTCCGTGGCGATCGCCGCCGAACTGGTCACCGCCACCCTCAACCAGTCGCTGCACGCCTGGGAGAGCGGCCCCTTCGCCCTCGAACTGGAGCGGTACGTGGTGCGCGAGCTCGCCGAACTCGCGGGCTACGGAACGGAGTCGGGCGGCACGCTCACCGCGGGCGGCTCCCTCTCCAACCTCATGGCGGTCCTCGCCGCGCGCGACAGCGTGGTGACCACCCCGGCGGGCGGCACCCCCTTCGCCGATGGGCTCGCGAACCTGGGGCGCCGCCCCGTGATCCTCTGCTCCGACGCCACCCACTTCTCGATCGGCCGCGCCGTGGGCATTACCGGCATCGGCGAGGACGCGATCCTGCGGGCGCCCGCCGACCCCACCGGGCGTCTGATCCCCGACGAGCTCGACCGCATGCTGGCCGAACTCCCCGCCGACACCGTGCCCGTGGCGATCATCGCCTGCGCGGGCTCCACCGACGAGGGCTGGGTCGACCCGCTCCCCGAACTGGTCGCGGTGGCCCGCAAGTACGGCGTGTGGCTGCACGTCGACGCGGCGTACGGCGGCGGCATGCTGCTCTCGCCCCGGCTGCGCGGGCGCCTGGCAGGGATCGCGGACGCCGACTCCATCACGATGGACCTGCACAAGTTCGGCTGGACCCCGGCGTCCACCGGCGTCTTCCTGGTGCGCAGCGCCCGCTCCCTGGACGCGCTCTCCCAGCAGACCACCACGCTCAACGCCGACGACGACAAGGCGGCGGGCTACTACGGCCTGTACGCCGACTCCGTCCAGGCCACCCGCAGGGTCGACGCCCTCAAGGTCGCGGTGACCCTGCGCTCCCACGGCAGGGACGGCATGGCGGAACTGGTCGACCGCTGCCACGAACTCGCCGGGCACGCGGCGGAGCGGGTCGCCGCGGAGCCGCGCCTGGAACTCGCCGCGGCGCCCGCGCTCAGCACCGTGCTGCTCCGCTGGGCCCAGGACCCCGACCTGGAGCGCGCCGACGCCTTCAACGGCGCCCTGCGGCGGCGCCTGATGTCCGACGGCACCGCCCTGCTCGCCCGTACCCGCGTCCCGCGCGCGGACGGCACGAACCCGGTCTTCCTCAAGCTGATGCTGCTCAACCCCGCCACCACCACGGAGCAGTTGGACCTCGTCGTCGCCGGGATCGTCGCCACGGCCGAGGCGATGGAGGCGGAGTCCGCGGGGACGGCCGCCGCGCAGGACCGTCCCGTACCGGATCACGGAGGGGCGTGA